The following are from one region of the Archangium lipolyticum genome:
- a CDS encoding fibronectin type III domain-containing protein produces the protein MAALMTGLVPTMASAADRGAWAAYINYVAGDSVTYGGKAYDCRQPHQSLPGWEPPNVPALWLEKTGSVDVQAPTAPTGLTATSKTSNSVSLSWTASTDNVGVTGYEVFIGAGTTAAATATGTSVTVTGLSANMTYTFTVKAKDAAGNRSSASSAYSVTTDPQSNDTQAPTAPTSVRSTGATSNSVSLAWTASIDNVGVAGYEVFTGGSPTPAATASGTSVTVTGLAANTTYSFTVKAKDAAGNRSAASTAVSVKTLEAPSSDIPSKILVGYWHNFDNGSGFIRLRDVSPKWDVINVSFAEPTNGSTGGTIGFTPYNSTEADFKADVAYLKSRGKKVLISIGGANGQVRLETTAARDAFVSSMNAIIEKYGFDGMDIDFEGHSLSLNGGDGDLKNPTTPVIKNLISAIRSIHDRVGPKFVLTMAPETFFVQLGYSFYGGTCTSCDNRAGAYLPVIYAVRDILDWLQVQDYNSGPITGLDDQYHTMGNADFHVAMTDMLLTGFPVAKNPNNFFPALRPDQVVIGLPANVNAGGGYTAPAEVQKAVDALVKGIPIGSYSVRSNPANNKSLRGLMSWSVNWDAFANFEFTNSHRPYLDSLNEGKRHRRLP, from the coding sequence ATGGCCGCTCTGATGACGGGCCTGGTTCCCACCATGGCCTCCGCCGCCGATCGCGGCGCATGGGCGGCGTACATCAACTACGTCGCTGGCGATTCGGTCACCTATGGAGGCAAGGCGTACGACTGCCGCCAGCCACATCAATCGCTGCCCGGATGGGAGCCGCCCAATGTTCCCGCCTTGTGGCTGGAGAAGACCGGCTCCGTGGATGTCCAGGCGCCGACCGCCCCGACCGGGCTGACCGCCACGAGCAAGACGTCCAACAGCGTCTCACTGTCCTGGACGGCCTCGACGGACAACGTGGGCGTCACCGGCTACGAGGTGTTCATCGGCGCCGGGACGACCGCGGCGGCGACGGCCACGGGGACGAGCGTCACGGTGACGGGGCTGTCGGCGAACATGACGTACACCTTCACGGTGAAGGCGAAGGACGCGGCCGGCAACCGGTCCTCGGCCAGCAGCGCGTACAGCGTGACGACCGATCCGCAGAGCAACGACACCCAGGCGCCGACCGCCCCGACGTCCGTGCGCTCGACGGGGGCGACCAGCAACAGCGTCTCGCTGGCCTGGACGGCCTCGATCGACAACGTGGGCGTCGCCGGCTACGAGGTGTTCACCGGCGGCTCGCCGACTCCGGCGGCGACGGCCAGCGGGACGAGCGTGACGGTGACGGGCCTGGCGGCGAACACGACGTACAGCTTCACGGTGAAGGCGAAGGACGCGGCGGGCAACCGGTCCGCGGCCAGCACCGCGGTGAGCGTGAAGACGCTGGAAGCGCCCTCGAGCGACATCCCGAGCAAGATCCTCGTGGGCTACTGGCACAACTTCGACAACGGCTCGGGCTTCATCCGCCTGCGTGACGTGTCGCCCAAGTGGGATGTGATCAACGTCTCCTTCGCCGAGCCGACGAATGGCTCCACGGGTGGGACGATCGGCTTCACGCCGTACAACTCCACCGAGGCCGACTTCAAGGCGGACGTGGCCTACCTGAAGAGCCGGGGCAAGAAGGTGCTGATCTCCATCGGCGGCGCCAACGGCCAGGTCCGACTGGAGACCACCGCGGCCCGGGATGCGTTCGTGAGCTCGATGAACGCCATCATCGAGAAGTACGGGTTCGATGGAATGGACATCGACTTCGAGGGCCACTCCCTGTCGCTCAACGGCGGGGATGGAGACCTCAAGAATCCGACGACGCCCGTCATCAAGAACCTGATCTCCGCCATCCGCTCCATCCATGACCGGGTGGGCCCGAAGTTCGTGCTCACGATGGCGCCGGAGACGTTCTTCGTGCAGCTCGGCTATTCGTTCTACGGCGGGACCTGCACCTCGTGTGACAACCGGGCCGGCGCCTACCTGCCGGTGATCTACGCGGTCCGGGACATCCTCGACTGGCTCCAGGTCCAGGACTACAACTCCGGACCCATCACGGGGCTCGACGACCAGTACCACACCATGGGCAACGCGGACTTCCACGTCGCGATGACCGACATGCTGCTGACCGGGTTCCCCGTGGCGAAGAACCCGAACAACTTCTTCCCCGCGCTCCGTCCGGATCAGGTGGTCATCGGGCTGCCGGCCAACGTCAATGCCGGTGGCGGCTACACGGCGCCCGCCGAGGTACAGAAGGCCGTGGACGCCCTGGTCAAGGGCATCCCGATCGGCTCCTACTCCGTGCGCAGCAATCCGGCGAACAACAAGAGCCTCCGGGGACTGATGTCCTGGTCGGTGAACTGGGACGCGTTCGCCAACTTCGAGTTCACCAACAGCCACCGTCCGTACCTGGATTCGCTGAACGAAGGGAAGCGCCATCGACGCCTGCCCTAG
- a CDS encoding mersacidin/lichenicidin family type 2 lantibiotic — translation MNPETIIRAWKDPAFRARLTSEQLHTLPENPSGRPMTELGDDDLSDVVGGGVPLIPIVIVLAATLLYPEPAS, via the coding sequence ATGAACCCAGAGACCATCATCCGTGCGTGGAAGGATCCGGCGTTCCGCGCGCGCCTCACCTCGGAGCAGCTTCACACACTCCCCGAGAACCCCTCCGGCAGACCCATGACCGAGCTGGGGGATGACGACTTGTCGGACGTCGTGGGTGGCGGCGTGCCCCTCATCCCCATCGTCATCGTCCTGGCGGCCACCCTTCTCTATCCTGAACCTGCATCCTGA
- a CDS encoding mersacidin/lichenicidin family type 2 lantibiotic: MNPETIIRAWKDPAFRARLSSEQLHTLPENPSGRPMTELGDEDLSDVVGGGEPVITRPPTTVLTRPTLTILTTKGSAIDACPSALGCTKTILQPTIVELG; this comes from the coding sequence ATGAACCCAGAGACCATCATCCGTGCGTGGAAGGACCCGGCGTTCCGCGCGCGCCTCAGCTCGGAGCAGCTCCACACACTCCCCGAGAACCCCTCCGGTAGACCCATGACCGAGCTCGGTGATGAGGACCTGTCGGACGTCGTGGGTGGCGGCGAGCCCGTCATCACCCGCCCCCCCACCACCGTCCTCACCCGTCCCACCCTGACCATTCTCACTACGAAGGGAAGCGCCATCGACGCCTGTCCCAGTGCCCTCGGCTGCACCAAGACCATCTTGCAGCCGACCATCGTGGAGCTCGGCTGA
- a CDS encoding nuclear transport factor 2 family protein, protein MDSAFKPRAWPLVAALLSTVTAPALAADPKPAPPPPSSPAPAAPEASPATPPAPKPEDVATPEALVAALYDVISGPKGQARDWDRFRSFFAPGARMIPSGKRKDGTSGFRMLSPEDYISTSGKVLLAEGFREREVHRVVERFGSLVHVFSTYEAFREGETKPFMRGVNSIQLVHDGKRWWLLTVAWTPESPEQPLPAKYLPPSKG, encoded by the coding sequence ATGGACTCCGCCTTCAAGCCTCGCGCGTGGCCGCTCGTCGCGGCGCTGCTCTCCACCGTGACGGCTCCGGCGCTCGCCGCCGATCCCAAGCCGGCTCCCCCTCCCCCCTCCTCCCCTGCCCCGGCGGCTCCCGAGGCCTCACCCGCCACCCCTCCGGCCCCGAAACCGGAGGACGTGGCCACCCCGGAGGCGCTCGTGGCGGCGCTCTATGACGTCATCTCCGGGCCGAAGGGACAGGCCCGCGACTGGGATCGCTTCCGTTCGTTCTTCGCCCCCGGTGCGCGGATGATCCCCTCCGGCAAGCGCAAGGACGGCACCTCCGGCTTCCGCATGCTCTCGCCCGAGGACTACATCTCCACGTCCGGGAAGGTGCTCCTCGCGGAGGGCTTCCGCGAGCGCGAGGTGCACCGCGTGGTGGAGCGCTTCGGCTCGCTCGTGCACGTCTTCAGCACCTACGAGGCCTTCCGCGAGGGGGAGACGAAACCCTTCATGCGCGGCGTCAACAGCATCCAGCTCGTCCACGACGGCAAGCGCTGGTGGCTGCTGACGGTGGCCTGGACTCCGGAGTCGCCGGAGCAGCCGCTGCCCGCGAAGTACCTCCCTCCGTCGAAGGGCTGA
- a CDS encoding TonB C-terminal domain-containing protein, whose translation MRRSRLAQALILSLALHLGLGILLFLAPPSEQAPSTESRQPLQVEIVVRTPPPPEEPPRSTSPAPEAAPPPRPPRATTRPQRTPAPSPPSAAPPPPSGATAAAPPPASAGPEAPSGAVPDAPRAVRLFPGPGGLPVAPSTGDTQGGSTGGGRTLRPGDGPSREQLLAEEGARVQGRVQGFLDDGMARLRVENGLVDSFFGDMDNALEKGLSGAPLFAYEGVFKHFFKATPERGQGLRELLKSVERYGATGSPDAVGEPSGTDRLEDVARSGTAGARARSRPSTFDMLETYNKAAGALSAKIELEQTPTGQMLSVKLVESSGNPLFDAYVLEKVPTSLAALPPASEHFAARAKGNVRSVWAIEGHVSFSRTLKVTKLDELNAGDAAYLSALMPLGLLSGKFEETRGEVIVPDFRRPHFDIRAQLLRVY comes from the coding sequence ATGCGGCGCTCGCGCCTGGCACAGGCACTGATCCTCTCGCTGGCCCTCCACCTGGGCCTGGGAATCCTGTTGTTCCTGGCGCCCCCATCGGAGCAGGCGCCGTCCACCGAGAGCCGGCAACCGCTACAGGTCGAGATCGTCGTGCGCACGCCTCCGCCGCCCGAGGAGCCGCCGCGATCCACCTCCCCGGCGCCGGAAGCCGCGCCGCCACCCCGGCCGCCGCGCGCCACCACCCGGCCCCAGCGCACTCCCGCTCCGTCTCCTCCGAGTGCTGCCCCTCCACCTCCGAGCGGTGCCACGGCCGCCGCGCCGCCTCCGGCCTCCGCCGGGCCGGAGGCGCCTTCCGGAGCCGTGCCGGACGCGCCGCGTGCCGTGCGGCTGTTCCCGGGACCCGGAGGACTGCCCGTGGCCCCCTCGACGGGCGACACCCAGGGGGGCTCCACCGGAGGAGGACGCACGCTGCGGCCCGGTGATGGACCCTCCCGGGAGCAGCTCCTCGCCGAGGAAGGCGCGCGGGTCCAGGGCCGCGTCCAGGGCTTCCTCGACGACGGCATGGCGAGGCTGCGCGTGGAGAACGGGCTCGTCGACTCCTTCTTCGGGGACATGGACAACGCGCTGGAGAAGGGGCTCTCGGGCGCGCCGCTCTTCGCCTACGAGGGGGTGTTCAAACACTTCTTCAAGGCCACGCCCGAACGCGGCCAGGGCCTGCGCGAGCTGCTCAAGAGCGTCGAGCGCTACGGCGCGACGGGCAGCCCGGACGCGGTCGGAGAGCCCTCGGGCACGGATCGGCTGGAGGACGTGGCGCGCTCGGGGACGGCGGGCGCACGGGCCCGGTCGAGGCCTTCGACCTTCGACATGTTGGAGACGTACAACAAGGCCGCGGGCGCGCTGAGCGCGAAGATCGAGCTCGAGCAGACCCCCACGGGGCAGATGCTGTCGGTGAAGCTGGTGGAGAGCTCCGGCAATCCGCTCTTCGACGCGTACGTCCTCGAGAAGGTCCCCACGTCGCTGGCGGCGCTCCCACCGGCGTCCGAGCACTTCGCCGCGAGAGCGAAGGGGAACGTACGCAGCGTCTGGGCCATCGAGGGGCACGTGAGCTTCTCGCGCACGCTCAAGGTGACGAAGCTCGACGAGCTCAACGCCGGGGACGCGGCGTACCTGTCGGCGCTGATGCCGCTGGGGCTGCTGTCGGGCAAGTTCGAGGAGACGCGCGGCGAGGTGATCGTCCCCGACTTCCGGCGGCCGCACTTCGACATCCGCGCCCAGCTGCTGCGCGTGTACTAG
- a CDS encoding YtxH domain-containing protein codes for MLFAKKAKLAVKSDVYRKLIARKIMKDLPKYARTQWDDFDPDDVLRYVGLTTYKPARSSFAGIGAFVIGCAVGGIAALMLAPKTGTELRTDVKDKAMGYLGKQGIGTSAGEKTASA; via the coding sequence ATGCTGTTCGCGAAGAAGGCCAAACTGGCGGTGAAGAGCGACGTGTACCGCAAGCTCATCGCCCGGAAGATCATGAAGGACCTCCCGAAGTACGCCCGCACCCAGTGGGACGACTTCGACCCGGATGACGTGCTGCGCTACGTGGGCCTCACCACCTACAAGCCCGCCCGCAGCTCGTTCGCTGGCATCGGCGCCTTCGTCATCGGCTGCGCCGTCGGTGGCATCGCCGCCCTCATGCTCGCGCCCAAGACCGGCACCGAGCTGCGCACCGACGTGAAGGACAAGGCCATGGGCTACCTCGGCAAGCAGGGCATCGGCACCAGCGCGGGCGAGAAGACCGCCAGCGCCTAG
- a CDS encoding acyl-CoA carboxylase subunit beta: MSFDQNLLEKIAQVEKGGAEKYHAKNRETGKLFARERIRLLVDEGSFVEDAKLANNVDPELPSDGVVIGLGRVAGRPVAIMANDSTVKAGSWGARTVEKILRIQETAKQLRCPLMYLVDSAGARITDQVEMFPGRRGAGRIFYNEVHMSGEVPQVCLLFGPSAAGGAYIPAFCDLVIMVDGNASMYLGSPRMAEMVIGEKVTLEEMGGAKMHCSVSGVGDVLVKTEQEAIEAAKKYISFFPENFTQAPPQAEVKAPKASGKRVDEIIPADQNKPFDMHALIAELIDEGSWFEVKKLFAQEIITGLARIGGRPVGIVANQPKYKGGVLFVDSADKAARFIWLCDAFNIPLLYLADVPGFMIGTKVERAGIIRAGAKMISAVSEASVPRICVVVRKAYGAGLYAMSGPGFAPDATLALPQAMIAVMGPEAAVNAVYFNKIQEKPEAERAAYVQQLRDEYRQDVDIYKLASELVVDEIVPGDRLRNELLQRYELYSRRFQPRETKKHGVYPV; this comes from the coding sequence ATGTCATTCGATCAGAATCTGCTCGAGAAGATCGCCCAGGTGGAGAAGGGCGGGGCCGAGAAGTACCACGCGAAGAACCGGGAGACGGGCAAGCTGTTCGCCCGCGAGCGCATCCGGCTGCTGGTGGACGAGGGCTCGTTCGTCGAGGACGCGAAGCTCGCCAACAACGTGGACCCGGAGCTGCCCTCGGACGGCGTGGTCATCGGTCTGGGCAGGGTGGCGGGGCGTCCCGTGGCGATCATGGCCAACGACTCCACGGTGAAGGCGGGCAGCTGGGGCGCCCGGACGGTGGAGAAGATCCTCCGCATCCAGGAGACGGCGAAGCAGCTGCGCTGTCCGCTGATGTACCTGGTGGACTCGGCGGGCGCGCGCATCACGGACCAGGTGGAGATGTTCCCCGGCCGGCGGGGCGCGGGCCGCATCTTCTATAATGAGGTGCACATGTCCGGCGAGGTGCCGCAGGTGTGCCTGCTCTTCGGGCCCTCGGCGGCCGGCGGCGCGTACATCCCCGCCTTCTGCGATCTGGTCATCATGGTGGACGGCAACGCCTCCATGTACCTGGGCAGCCCGCGCATGGCCGAGATGGTCATTGGCGAGAAGGTGACGCTCGAGGAGATGGGCGGGGCGAAGATGCACTGCTCGGTGTCCGGCGTCGGCGACGTGCTGGTGAAGACGGAGCAGGAGGCCATCGAGGCGGCGAAGAAGTACATCTCCTTCTTCCCGGAGAACTTCACCCAGGCCCCGCCCCAGGCGGAGGTCAAGGCGCCCAAGGCCAGCGGCAAGCGGGTGGACGAGATCATCCCCGCGGATCAGAACAAGCCCTTCGACATGCACGCGCTCATCGCCGAGCTGATCGACGAGGGGAGCTGGTTCGAGGTGAAGAAGCTGTTCGCCCAGGAGATCATCACGGGCCTGGCGCGCATCGGCGGCCGGCCGGTGGGCATCGTCGCGAACCAGCCCAAGTACAAGGGCGGCGTGCTGTTCGTGGACTCGGCGGACAAGGCGGCGCGGTTCATCTGGCTGTGTGACGCCTTCAACATCCCGCTGCTGTACCTGGCGGACGTGCCGGGCTTCATGATCGGCACCAAGGTGGAGCGCGCGGGCATCATCCGCGCCGGCGCGAAGATGATCTCCGCGGTGTCCGAGGCCAGCGTGCCGAGGATCTGCGTGGTGGTGCGCAAGGCGTACGGCGCGGGCCTCTACGCCATGAGTGGACCGGGTTTCGCTCCGGATGCGACCCTGGCGCTGCCCCAGGCGATGATCGCCGTGATGGGCCCCGAGGCGGCGGTGAATGCCGTCTACTTCAACAAGATCCAGGAGAAGCCCGAGGCCGAGCGCGCCGCCTACGTCCAGCAGCTCCGCGACGAGTACCGTCAGGACGTGGACATCTACAAGCTGGCGAGCGAGCTGGTGGTGGACGAGATCGTCCCCGGCGACCGTCTGCGCAACGAGCTCTTGCAGCGTTATGAGCTGTATTCCCGGCGCTTCCAGCCCCGGGAGACGAAGAAGCACGGCGTCTACCCGGTTTGA
- a CDS encoding acyl-CoA dehydrogenase family protein, translating into MDFELPESHRALQASLRDFCERKVRPYAREWDKEEKFPMEVVRELGELGVMGMLVAEEYGGAAMDSLAVAVAVEEIARYDGSLALTVASHNGLGTSHLRVFGNDAQRRKYLPKLATGEHLGAWGLTEPGSGSDAAGMKTTAVRKGDKWVLNGTKMFITQGTVGNVFVVLAVTSPEKKQKGVTAFILEKGMPGFSQRSIHGKLGMRSSDTAELVLENVEVPDSQRLGEVDHGFIDTMKILDKGRITIGALAVGLARGALEESVRYARERTAFGQPISEFQGLRWMFADMKTETDAARLLVHRAAYLADAGQPYSQEASMAKLFASEAATRACNKAVQIHGGYGYTREFPVERYLRDAKLCEIGEGTSEIQRSIIAREVFKKA; encoded by the coding sequence ATGGACTTCGAACTTCCCGAAAGCCATCGAGCCCTTCAGGCCTCCCTCCGTGACTTCTGCGAGCGCAAGGTCAGACCCTACGCGCGCGAGTGGGACAAGGAGGAGAAGTTCCCGATGGAAGTGGTGCGGGAGCTGGGTGAGCTGGGCGTGATGGGCATGCTGGTGGCGGAGGAGTACGGCGGCGCCGCCATGGACTCCCTGGCGGTGGCGGTGGCGGTCGAGGAGATCGCCCGCTACGACGGCTCGCTGGCCCTCACCGTGGCCTCCCACAACGGCCTGGGCACCAGCCACCTGCGCGTCTTCGGGAATGACGCGCAGCGGCGCAAGTACCTGCCGAAGCTGGCCACCGGCGAGCACCTCGGCGCCTGGGGCCTGACCGAGCCCGGCAGCGGCTCGGACGCCGCGGGCATGAAGACGACGGCCGTCCGCAAGGGCGACAAGTGGGTGCTCAACGGGACGAAGATGTTCATCACCCAGGGCACCGTGGGCAACGTCTTCGTGGTGCTGGCGGTCACCTCGCCGGAGAAGAAGCAGAAGGGTGTCACCGCCTTCATCCTCGAGAAGGGGATGCCCGGCTTCAGCCAGCGCTCCATCCACGGCAAGCTGGGCATGCGCTCCTCGGACACGGCGGAGCTGGTGCTGGAGAACGTGGAGGTCCCCGACTCGCAGCGGCTGGGCGAGGTGGACCATGGCTTCATCGACACGATGAAGATCCTCGACAAGGGCCGCATCACCATCGGCGCGCTGGCGGTGGGGCTGGCGCGAGGGGCGCTGGAGGAGTCAGTGCGCTACGCGAGGGAGCGCACGGCCTTCGGCCAGCCCATCTCCGAGTTCCAGGGCCTGCGCTGGATGTTCGCGGACATGAAGACGGAGACGGACGCGGCGCGGCTGCTGGTGCACCGCGCGGCGTACCTGGCCGACGCGGGCCAGCCGTACAGCCAGGAGGCCTCGATGGCCAAGCTGTTCGCCTCCGAGGCGGCCACGCGGGCCTGCAACAAGGCGGTGCAGATCCACGGCGGCTACGGCTACACCCGCGAGTTCCCCGTCGAGCGCTACCTGCGCGATGCCAAACTGTGCGAGATCGGCGAGGGCACCAGCGAGATCCAGCGCTCCATCATCGCCCGAGAGGTCTTCAAGAAGGCGTGA
- the meaB gene encoding methylmalonyl Co-A mutase-associated GTPase MeaB, whose protein sequence is MRAASRLMRNIDDGEPEATESLRELFPKTGKAYIIGITGSPGAGKSTLTDRLIAHLRKAGKTVGVIAVDPTSPFTGGAILGDRIRMQDHATDPGVFIRSLATRGNLGGLSRATGDCIRVMDAMGRDVIIVETVGVGQDEIDIAQMAHTTIVVTVPGMGDDIQAIKAGILEVADLFAVNKADLDGADRVVRELRMMLELRHAVKAPPMDHDAHHRMVIAKAQGTHVEEPAGPREWEPPILKVMAARDQGVAELVKGIEEHRAFLEETGQRKQKERNRAAAQFVALLRERLLSSALARLERERGQLDEVAGRIAERQADPYALAEELASQLSE, encoded by the coding sequence GTGCGGGCCGCGTCGCGTCTGATGCGCAACATCGATGATGGCGAGCCGGAGGCCACCGAGTCCCTGCGCGAGTTGTTCCCGAAGACGGGGAAGGCCTACATCATCGGCATCACCGGCTCGCCGGGCGCGGGCAAGTCCACGCTGACGGATCGGCTCATCGCCCACCTGCGCAAGGCGGGGAAGACGGTGGGCGTCATCGCGGTGGATCCCACCAGCCCCTTCACGGGTGGCGCCATCCTGGGCGATCGCATCCGCATGCAGGATCACGCCACGGATCCGGGCGTCTTCATCCGCTCGCTGGCCACGCGTGGGAACCTGGGCGGCCTGTCGCGCGCCACGGGCGACTGCATCCGGGTGATGGACGCCATGGGACGCGACGTCATCATCGTGGAGACGGTGGGCGTGGGGCAGGATGAGATCGACATCGCCCAGATGGCGCACACCACCATCGTGGTGACGGTGCCGGGCATGGGCGACGACATCCAGGCCATCAAGGCGGGCATCCTCGAGGTGGCGGATCTCTTCGCGGTGAACAAGGCCGACCTGGACGGGGCGGACCGGGTGGTGCGCGAACTGCGGATGATGCTGGAGCTGCGCCACGCGGTGAAGGCGCCGCCCATGGACCATGACGCCCACCACCGCATGGTGATTGCCAAGGCCCAGGGGACGCACGTGGAGGAGCCGGCGGGGCCTCGCGAGTGGGAGCCGCCCATCCTCAAGGTGATGGCCGCGAGGGATCAGGGCGTGGCCGAGCTGGTGAAGGGCATCGAGGAGCACCGGGCCTTCCTGGAGGAGACGGGCCAGCGCAAGCAGAAGGAGCGCAACCGGGCGGCGGCGCAGTTCGTGGCCCTGCTGCGCGAGCGGCTGCTGAGCAGCGCGCTGGCGCGGCTCGAGCGCGAGCGTGGTCAGTTGGACGAGGTGGCCGGGCGCATCGCCGAGCGCCAGGCGGATCCCTACGCGCTCGCCGAGGAGCTCGCGAGCCAGCTCTCGGAGTAG
- the rnc gene encoding ribonuclease III has translation MQPEECVRVLEQRLGTTFCRPELARTALTHKTYVNERPNEGLQDNQRLEFLGDAVVNLVIAHRLMDRFPNADEGELSRLRARVVDEKGLTRVARRLELGELLLLGRGEDRHGGRDKSSILADAVEAIMAAVYLCSGLDKVRELVELHFSELLDEVTLSLVRDFKTQLQEIVQERLKVPPRYQVVSESGPEHQKTFEVEVSIGPDPYARASGHSKRDAEQSAAHLALELFEQRWQAGQVTGQQPAPAPPAPQQAPSPGPKDDTQG, from the coding sequence ATGCAACCCGAAGAGTGCGTGCGGGTGCTGGAACAGCGGCTCGGGACGACGTTCTGCCGTCCCGAGCTGGCTCGCACCGCGTTGACCCACAAGACCTACGTCAACGAGCGTCCCAACGAGGGATTGCAGGACAACCAGCGGTTGGAGTTCCTCGGTGACGCGGTGGTGAACCTGGTCATCGCCCACCGTCTGATGGATCGCTTCCCCAACGCCGACGAGGGCGAGCTGTCGAGGCTGCGGGCCCGCGTCGTCGACGAGAAGGGGCTGACCCGGGTGGCGCGCCGGCTGGAGCTGGGCGAGCTGCTGCTGCTCGGGCGGGGCGAGGACCGCCACGGGGGCCGGGACAAGAGCTCCATCCTCGCCGACGCGGTCGAGGCCATCATGGCCGCGGTGTACCTCTGCTCCGGCCTGGACAAGGTCCGGGAACTGGTGGAGCTGCACTTCTCCGAGCTCCTGGACGAGGTGACGCTGTCGCTCGTCCGGGACTTCAAGACGCAGTTGCAGGAGATCGTCCAGGAGCGCCTCAAGGTGCCGCCCCGCTACCAGGTGGTCTCCGAGTCGGGGCCCGAGCACCAGAAGACCTTCGAGGTGGAGGTGAGCATCGGTCCGGACCCGTACGCCCGGGCCTCCGGGCACAGCAAGCGGGACGCGGAGCAGTCGGCGGCCCACCTCGCCCTGGAGCTGTTCGAGCAGCGGTGGCAGGCGGGGCAGGTCACCGGGCAGCAGCCGGCGCCCGCCCCCCCGGCCCCCCAGCAGGCACCCTCCCCGGGTCCGAAGGACGACACCCAGGGCTGA
- the era gene encoding GTPase Era, with amino-acid sequence MAPQQTHRSGFAALIGRPNVGKSTLLNQLTGEKLAIVSPKPQTTRNRILGVVTRPEGQVAFLDTPGIHQAKGELNRYMVDVALQAADEVDLVLFVVEPTGSDKPEVSPGNRFILERLQKAGKPTFLVINKIDTVPKPVLLPLIDLYRNEFPFAEVVPISAKEDDGVENLFQAVLQHLPEGEPLFPEDVLTDQAEKTLVAEYIREQVLRHCRQEIPYSTAVLVDFFDESEREPPPGTPPGKLAGLIRIAASIYVERDSQKAIIIGKQGQMLKTIGTDARKSIQRLLGAHVYLSLRVRVEPRWSERPEGLKKLGYE; translated from the coding sequence ATGGCTCCACAGCAGACACACCGCAGCGGGTTCGCCGCGCTCATTGGCCGTCCCAACGTGGGCAAGAGCACGCTGCTCAATCAACTGACTGGCGAGAAGCTCGCCATCGTCTCTCCCAAGCCGCAGACGACCCGGAACCGGATTCTGGGCGTGGTGACGCGGCCGGAGGGGCAGGTGGCCTTCCTCGACACGCCCGGCATCCACCAGGCCAAGGGTGAGCTCAACCGTTACATGGTGGACGTGGCCCTGCAGGCGGCCGACGAGGTGGACCTGGTCCTCTTCGTCGTCGAGCCGACGGGCTCGGACAAACCCGAGGTGAGCCCGGGCAACCGGTTCATCCTCGAGCGGCTGCAGAAGGCGGGCAAGCCCACCTTCCTGGTCATCAACAAGATCGACACGGTGCCCAAGCCGGTGCTGCTGCCGCTCATCGACCTATACCGCAACGAGTTCCCCTTCGCCGAGGTGGTGCCCATCTCCGCGAAGGAGGACGACGGGGTGGAGAATCTCTTCCAGGCGGTGCTCCAGCACCTGCCCGAGGGAGAGCCGCTCTTCCCCGAGGACGTGCTCACGGATCAGGCGGAGAAGACCCTGGTGGCGGAGTACATCCGCGAGCAGGTGCTCCGGCACTGCCGGCAGGAGATTCCGTACTCGACGGCGGTCCTGGTGGACTTCTTCGACGAGTCCGAGCGCGAGCCACCGCCTGGAACGCCCCCCGGCAAGTTGGCGGGCCTCATCCGGATCGCCGCCTCCATCTACGTGGAGCGCGACAGCCAGAAGGCCATCATCATCGGGAAACAGGGGCAGATGCTGAAGACGATCGGGACGGACGCGCGCAAATCCATCCAGCGGTTGCTGGGGGCGCACGTGTACCTCTCGCTACGGGTCCGGGTGGAGCCTCGCTGGAGCGAGCGTCCCGAGGGCCTCAAGAAGTTGGGTTACGAGTAG